A region from the Gemmatimonadota bacterium genome encodes:
- a CDS encoding DUF4976 domain-containing protein, which produces KWLMYDPIVHIPLMIRTPQSVDRPCETRDLVSLMDLGPTILEAAGVAIPTYLEGRSLMPYLNGETPVPRKYVFCEDNYQIMMRSQTHKMVYYIGQAEGELYDLDRDPGELWNVWDRSEYADVKGEMFADLLSWMATSNYYNAGYKRQRSKQYGMRWPSENDAYLHGRKGQPKPRAVDL; this is translated from the coding sequence TAAGTGGTTGATGTACGATCCGATTGTGCATATTCCGCTGATGATTCGCACGCCGCAATCTGTTGATCGTCCGTGCGAAACGCGCGATCTGGTTTCGCTTATGGATCTGGGTCCGACGATTTTAGAGGCTGCGGGGGTAGCTATTCCGACCTATTTGGAGGGCCGCTCTTTGATGCCGTATTTGAATGGGGAGACGCCCGTGCCTCGAAAATACGTTTTTTGCGAGGATAATTATCAGATTATGATGCGGTCACAGACCCATAAGATGGTGTATTATATCGGGCAAGCAGAAGGCGAGTTGTATGATTTAGATCGCGATCCCGGAGAGTTGTGGAATGTTTGGGATAGGTCTGAATACGCCGATGTGAAAGGCGAGATGTTCGCAGATTTGCTCAGTTGGATGGCGACGAGCAATTATTACAATGCCGGATACAAACGCCAGCGCAGCAAGCAATACGGCATGCGATGGCCCTCGGAAAACGACGCGTATTTGCACGGGCGCAAAGGACAGCCAAAACCCCGGGCTGTCGATTTGTAG